A single region of the Devosia sp. FJ2-5-3 genome encodes:
- a CDS encoding dipeptidase: protein MTIPFFDGHNDTLLRLFDDARPNKVELFTQGMAEAHIDLPRAKAAGMVGGFFAMFPPPLKTNLGAVASAPTTSGGQLPPELDIAEAQRTTNGMAALMFQLERAGALQVCRNAAELQGAMDAGKLAAIYHHEGAEAIDTEFNALEVLYAAGFRSLGITWSRANAFGTGVPFRHDSTPDIGPGLSDAGKELVRVCDRMGIMIDLSHLNAAGFRDVAAVSSKPLVATHSNVHAICPSTRNLMDWQLAAIRESGGVVGLNYATGFLRPDGKMEPDMEIELMVRHVEALVEALGEDGVALGSDFDGATMPAPIKDVTGVQKLLQALLDKGFGDELVRKIALGNWMSVIGRTMG from the coding sequence ATGACCATTCCCTTCTTCGACGGCCACAATGATACGTTGCTGCGTCTCTTCGATGACGCGCGCCCCAATAAGGTGGAGCTCTTTACCCAGGGCATGGCAGAGGCGCATATCGATTTGCCGCGGGCCAAGGCGGCTGGCATGGTGGGCGGGTTCTTCGCCATGTTCCCGCCGCCGCTGAAAACCAATCTCGGCGCCGTAGCGTCCGCGCCCACGACCTCCGGGGGGCAATTGCCGCCCGAGCTCGACATCGCCGAGGCGCAGCGCACGACCAATGGCATGGCGGCGCTGATGTTCCAACTGGAGCGGGCGGGGGCGCTGCAAGTGTGCCGCAACGCAGCCGAATTGCAGGGGGCCATGGACGCCGGAAAGCTGGCGGCGATCTATCACCACGAAGGCGCCGAGGCGATCGATACCGAGTTCAATGCCCTCGAAGTGCTTTACGCCGCCGGGTTCCGCTCGCTGGGCATCACCTGGAGCCGCGCCAATGCGTTTGGCACCGGCGTACCCTTCCGCCATGACAGCACGCCCGATATCGGGCCGGGTCTTTCCGATGCGGGCAAGGAACTCGTCCGCGTGTGCGACCGCATGGGGATCATGATCGACCTCAGCCATCTCAACGCCGCTGGTTTTCGCGATGTAGCAGCGGTCTCCTCCAAGCCGCTGGTGGCGACCCACTCCAACGTCCATGCCATCTGCCCATCGACGCGAAATCTGATGGACTGGCAGCTGGCCGCCATCCGCGAGAGTGGTGGCGTCGTCGGGCTCAATTATGCCACGGGCTTCTTGCGGCCGGACGGCAAGATGGAGCCGGATATGGAAATCGAGTTGATGGTTCGCCATGTCGAGGCGCTGGTCGAAGCGCTGGGCGAGGACGGCGTGGCGCTGGGCAGCGATTTCGACGGGGCCACCATGCCGGCGCCGATCAAGGACGTCACCGGCGTGCAGAAACTGCTCCAGGCGCTGCTCGACAAGGGGTTTGGCGACGAGCTGGTGCGAAAAATTGCGCTGGGGAACTGGATGAGCGTGATCGGGCGGACGATGGGGTGA